The Armigeres subalbatus isolate Guangzhou_Male unplaced genomic scaffold, GZ_Asu_2 Contig1541, whole genome shotgun sequence region GGGATTGATACATTCATTCTGACCCCGTTTGTTGAGCAACTTCACACGAACACAGCGAACGAAATAACTTCCCACCAGGCTTGCAGTCTTCTGAAAACGTGAAAtctcaaacaaaatttaaaattagccTTAGAACGTTTCCATCTGTAGATAAAGACTGGAAAAATGCAATTCAGCTTTCAAGAACCCGTAGTCCTACCAACCTACTAACACattcttgagcttgagcttgtcACTTTATTAATAATCTATCTTTCCATGCAGCAtctcaaaaaaaattataaaactttgaTAGTTTCACTCAATACAAACGAGCTGAAACAAACAACATTGGCATTCAAAtaccattttctaaaaattataaaagaatcaATCATATACACATCTTTTATAAATTGGACTGATACTACATATTAATGTTTCGTTTTCAATTTTCTGGTTTTTTGAAAGTGTAAttcagaagaaggaagaataaaaattTGAGATTGTTGGTGCATTTATGTTCTCATCCGTACCGTTTTTTACTAAGCCGCATTCAACGTTTTCTGGTACATTTCTACGTACATTTATAGTGGTGTAAAAACCTTTCATAAACTTGGTCGGAAATAGGGGCGTTTTTAAATCAGACCTTCTCTTGTTCAAATATAGATGATATTTTCTGGTCGGAATATGTTGGAATAATATTAACTCATTGCCTTCAACTGTGGATCtcctaaaaaatttcaaaaggcaCATAAATAGCATTATTAAGACACTAAGTTTAatgataattatatctatggttTTACTTCCATTACATACGATTGTTGACGTTTGTTTATTTTCtcaacaaattttatttcatcatggcaaactagatgagttccaatgttttctacctcttgaatgtcaaactaAGGGtaacccaactaacatttaatgtcaatgtaaatgttatttcaactcgtctatacggcttcaagctgaatatgtgtgctatacatatgatcaagaacttttattcaatgcttttaccagcaaatctggcgaatctattcagctgtttttgacgtgcctgcacaactactttacagcatgttacacaattttttcacaatctttactaaaccatttagtaatataattcgcttcaatggcgcttgttcagattttttgaatctgttaaataagttttatacagccactgaattcaatttgattaaatattatttgagaggaaagtaaatttcggagtttatttaatgttttttttttgtgaaaactctaatatcaattttgttgctacctagatttgaactcctgatctcctgattcaatggccgctgctctgtcatcaccgtcactttgacatatgtaaataacaaagaaaattatggatgtgcttcttcgcataccctataggttgttttTCTAATgctattttcagattcatgctgtataaacgttagaaagaggcctacatgctgctttcagcacataagcttaaaaattatgctttcagcattatttcaaccattattcaaacgtctatcagcatgttctgttggctaacttttatgcaccatcaatcgctgaaattgtttttaggcaacattttctcgatctgtatagatgctactctgctgctaatcgtttaacagtagccgtcaacagaaatatcgcttctaaatggcttgttttcttacgcTACTGCTGGCATTAATGACAGCgttttgtcagttgctataagagcaggtgaatacatttgtagctgcattacagaaatcaatagctcatacacagcttcggcaacaaaaatcaaatgtaaacattgcggttttgacgtttcatactgataagctattaaaagaagcagtataaggtttacttaaacgttgtgtaatcttcaaagatacagaagttgcctaaaagcttcgctagttcatttatagctccattacgctatattgttagtgctataacaacagcgaaaacgttttcattgtaaatgctactcaccgtaatatgggaagttgctaacaagcaactcagttacatacatgagctcttaaccgataagctttgttgctaattcagatagagctgttttatgactatatgaaagctgcataaacgataaaagatgaaatatattcggcacactgactagctgatagatatttgggtaatagtcgagttgaagtttaagggattatttgcagaggcttttcttttattcagcattggctgcttttatttaaatattatacagccaaaggctagaagttgaagcttttagcaccaaaattgttagttgggtaactcacgccgccattaccgagcgcaaaatactggataaggttatttttttacgtgcagacgaattcctcgaccacctcgaaggtatccccgtctatcgtaacattgcttcccaggagggccctgtcgcgctcggttccgcccacaaccatgtactttgtctttgacgcattcaccaccagtccaacttttgttgcttcacgtttcaggtgagtgtacagttctgccacctttgcaaatgttcggctgacaatgttcatgtcatccgcgaaacaaataaattgactggatctgttgaaaatcgtaccccggctgttacacccggctctccgcatgacactttctagcgcaatgttgaacaacaggcacgaaagtccatcaccttgtattagtccccggcgtgattcaaacgaactggagtgttcgcccgaaatctttacacagttttgcacaccatccaccgttgctttaatcagtctggtaagcttcccagggaagctgttctcgtccataattttccatagctctacgcggtctatactgtcgtataccgccttgaaatcaacgaacagatggtgcgttgggacctggtattcacggcattctTGAAGGATTTGTCGTACAGTAAATATCTAtgccgttgtcgagcggccgtcaacgaagccggcttaatAACTTCCCCCGAACtgattcactaatggtgacagacgacggaagatgatctgggatatcactttgtaggcggcattaaggatgctccagcttgtcgcctttcttgtagatgcggcatataaccccttccttgcATTCCTCCGGGGTAGCTgctcagtttcccagattctgactatcaatttgtgcaggcaagtggctagcttttccgggcccatcttgataagctcagctccgataccatctttACCAGCTGCttcattggtctttagctgttggattctTAACTTCCCTTAAGGTGgggactggttggcttccatcggctgaactgacgtagtcatctcttccgctgccttgactttcactgcctgtactctcatcgccattcaaatgttcctcgtagtgctgcctccacctttcgatcaccacacgttcgtcagtcaagatgctcccatcttcatcccggcacatttcggctcgcggcacgaagcctttgcggaatGCGTTGAgtttctggtagaacttgcgtgtttcttgaaaacggcacagctgttccatctcctcgcactccgcttcttcaaggcggtgtttcttctcctgaaaaaggcgagtctgctgtctccgcttccgtctataacgttccacgttctgccgggtaccttccTGCAGCGCGACCTCCCGCGCTGCCAGCCGGTGAgagctgaacttcccaatagtcggtctaaactcctcctcttgattactatgtctgaaacttgattatgcatatgtacaacatgtgatagatttagttcggaaaaggtattggagggtaaccgccccttcggtggggtttgatcccacgaccccagttcgcatgacaggtgctttccctactaagctacgaaggacctccgtcgtccaccgcagcttagcgggtacttcttcttcttcttcttcttattggcattacatccccacactgggacagagccgcctcgcagcttagtgttcattaagcacttccacagttattaactgcgaggtttctaagccaagttaccatttttgcattcgtatatcatgaggctaacacgatgatacttttatgtccagggaagtcgagacaatttccaatccgaaaattgcctagaccggcaccgggaatcgaacccagccaccctcagcatggtcttgctttgtagccgcgcgtcttaccgcacgcaatacattttcagaactaactctctcaaatgtatttttgtacacatgtcaaccaagtaggatgagtatttagtattgtccggctcctacacacttgcgagagatcggctggtacctggtgctgggaatttggtttcatcagtacccgctaagctgcggtggacgacggaggtccttcgtagcttagtagggaaagcacctgtcatgcgaactggggtcgtgggatcaaaccccaccgaaggggcggttaccctccaataccttttccgaactaaatctatcacatgttgtacatgtgcataatcaagtttcagacatagtaattaatttccacaccgggtggcttaatacccggcatataggcaattaactttgaatgtactcctcctcttggccaacctgagcgttcaaatattctatgatgattttgacgtcgtgcttgggcagctgtcgtactcacgttccagctgcgcatagaatgcgtccttatcatcatcagtgtttCCGGAGTgcgggctatggacgttgattatgttgaagttgaagaaccgggttttgatcctcaacctgcacattctttcaccACCATTCtttcggccaccacccgatcacgcgcctttgcatatcgcccatcactatgaaagctgttcccagctcgtgtgtgttgccgcagctctggtatacTATAGATGGTATGAtaacctctaaacgttcgcaccattgatcccttccaacaaacctcctgcagcgctatgatgccgaatccacggtccttgagcacattggcgagtatgcgtgtgctcccgatgaagttgagagatttgcagttccacgaaccgagtttccaatcaccAGTCTGAACGTGGTCTAACATTATTAAAGATGCCCTTATTATTGCTTATAAGCTATAGGTAGAAatttgaagagccaagagctgccgttTCCCTTATCCCTGgtgttaaggacaagcatcacagAATCCAAATTGGATATATCGATATATCGTTCTGAGGGgataaacaaaagatattttaattacaagataaacattgtcgctgtccggaacatcttttgctggcgaggataggggatctaaatgtcaatgaaggaaaaatacatacgatttgatagTTAGACTACGTTCAGACTGGTGATATAGCTACTGTAGccattcgataactgcaaaatgtttacttttcagtaaacgtatgccgttcgataactgcaatgcatTCTAGATGTCAAACGGTTaattgtcaatcgacgtcagatgcaataaaagtgcatctaaatgtgcagcgcaatgcagctgtcattgagtttaacaccagtttgaagtttagcggtccgataactgcaaaactgttgcaactatcgagttgcagttaaaaagcattgcagttaaatgacttgcagttatcgaacgtctactgtaaaatattgtcagattttctggatatgatacactgcgcggcgtttgtaatgttcccaaatgggtacttgaacaaaacttcacgcagcgaatgactgtcgaaggaaaagatattttagttactagataaagattgtcgctgtcgtcgctgtccggaacatcttttgctttGCGAGGATAGTGGAGCTAAATGtcgaagaaggaaaatccatacgatttgacagcttggtacccaacatgttccggacagcagaacaaagggaaccgaagtgacaatctttatctatagtaactaaaatattgtcgcgcttatcttgtTCTAGACTTTCGCGGCGGTCTTactctcgcaggctcgactgcgaaggtagacGTCAGGATAGCCGCCGGGTTAAAAGATAGGGTAAATTTTCcctctcaaaacaaaaccacgtgcttttcaccaaatgacagcagtactcgattgtattagtgagaggcaaccggagtcactgagtacatggagagtgtttatcatgacaagtgcatacggtgggtaagatttttattggctctgtcgtgtttagtgactgttgcgattacctgagaagcagccagcaggacggcgcagtattctatattttctcgagatgcataatatcttttgtcgaaaggtacggccgcgccaaacgatacaccgcaatgctattcacccataagcgaccctgtgacaagcgcggtgtcatcatcatcaatagacatagatcgctgtcatcattgaaaagtagtatgaaaaaaaatttgtgcccgggacatcctggctacgatttggcgatgggctaaacaatagcatgacagtagcctgcccataagaatcaagtaaactgGGTGCAGAAAGcacggcggtacctttcatgaaaggttcgCTGTGCGCAATTTtaagaaaatcaggcaatatctTTTGGATAAAcccaatgagaatagatagaaggtgaggaagaagaccaaatgcaagtgtatttattttcattgggaTAAACCAAAAAGCAAtcagctgcttgtcacttttaaaagaaggggaagtcgatgaagagaatcctctcttgtgacattcctccttattccagATATATCTCTATAgactaatgtcgaattcgtttttaaacctgggtcagtgccaacccgaaccctgaataaaaaaacattttcagttccatctgtcattagatatgttggtgtgcgtagcatcgtttttgttttgatttgaaacatatGATTGCTTattttttcgcgattttttttgttgatgttgacaaaaaaggcgacgaaattggtgctgtatttctttgtttcccgatgagatgattatatgttcagtgagatggagatcggaacagttcccctattcaattatattcaataatcccgtgcacttttttataccaagaattccgtatagaattcatgtCAAAGAGATTTTCCATTctacaaaaattcatctattttTGCTAAAGTtttcggagaacactcagaagcatgtaataaaaattctccaggattcgctaattttttttcctcgttacctctcctgataaaggtagctTCAAACCTCAGGAAAATTTTCTACCAgattttgggccccgtgcatttttaattttcaagaatctcccggaggaatttctcaaggtacttccgggggaatttatgtacgaaCCTTGCTGAGCAATTCCTGTAGGAAACTTCGAGTTAGTTCCTGTatttcagaaggatttcctgaaggaattatattgtaggaattttcaaattaattcctggagcaacttccagaaaaaatccAGGATCAGTCTTCAAAGAtcttcctagaagaattcccaaaggaattcatcctgaaaggataccttggaaaaaatatggaggaatggctgaaagatatcgccaacaattcaagaaataattactgaaagaatttctggcagTAATTTCTTTCatgattcccgaagaaaattctgaaacgcacgaaagagtttttggaagaattaaaaaaaaaagaatttctgaagtaattgctgcataagaaataattctattcggtattcctcaaatatatttttctgacaattcttagcggattttgcGAACGGGTTtcaagaggaatttccaaactacataattccatccaccgacctaaaataattccctaacaattattaaaaaaaatgaatctagtcAACAGTACcagattaatttcatttaaaactacaataacaaaaaaattcccgaaaaaaaaagattttcaacgcgcatttcattttaataaacagacagcttcgtttctcccttctgcttgttaaTTCCAaccagtcccacccacccacgtggttttgacagttgaagtacacttgtattggtgaacccggtgcgaaaccgtgaaacaaccaggggtctgcgaagcggccatgtttctgatgccagcatcaaaatcatcgattaatttaatacgaaggcgtaatcataatcgttggaacctgccattgaaaattaattttgaatatcGTGATATTTAggcgaagtagagcgcttggtgccgattgaaatatgaaaatttattaaaggcgtcaatattctttttgaaatagcacctcgcattcatactttgGCACAAGTTcttaaaaaatgatgaaaaataattacgtctatttggaaaaaatcacttcggaatagtggtttgtttacaaaacagaattgtcagtgggaaacccaatttcaatagaacaatgggaaactcaaagatgttggctattgtcaaacgtagtgggtaggattggggttgccagatacctggaaacaacacagtgcgaacccgacagctttggggttggaactagtgcgaacctagttccaacctgagcgaataaaaaaacactttgacagcacttaggttggaactggttccaacctaggttggaactttttaaaaacgaattcgacataacgcaaaatgaactcccccaagaaattatgaagtttgagcgggtcgcataatgaacgcaaaatgaacttttgttcgagaagacgacccgctcaaatgtcaaaatccttcgggtgagtgaattcgatgaacccctgcataagtctatagacctgtgcaggagttcatcaaattcactcacctgatggattttgacatttgagcgggtcgtcttctcgaacaaaagttcattttgcgttcattatgcgacccgctcaaatgtcataatttcttgagggagttcattttgcgttagtctatagaGCTTGATTTAATGAATGTCGATTGATTCTGCACCGCATGACCACCCTAATGGATGAAACATTTCGCCATGAATGTTTTGTCACAGCAATGCATCGTATGCAACGTGCAACGCTGCAGTTGCCGCAACGCAATATTCGTTGTGCACCGTCCATAACATTTTTGCCAACtatattttataattaattgaatgcatttttatttgattttaacaTTGTTTAGTGTATCCTGAAAACGCATAAGAAACATGGCCTCAGATTTAAATTATAAAACATGCTTCATCTGCTGCCAAGATAGTAAAACTTCCTACGAAATGCCCGACTGTGGGCAAGAATCTAGATCAACAATTATCAGTGTCGTTTGCCAGCATTTTTGGTTCCAGGTAAGTGCAAAATAGAAATCGATTTATACTAAAATTTAGATTAACaattaattttaatgttttaatcgtAATTATGTGTTAggaccgatgcacacctgcgtctttttaacgccGTCTGCACGCAGAGTTGAAAAGACGTTACGTTACGTGGGCCAAGGGGCCTTAAGCTCTCGTCCTTTCTTGCATTACATTTCTAACCGGGGTACTGTTACCTCGGTTTAATATTCTCAGAGCTTTGGGTAGCGCTGAGGCTTAGATGCACATCCGTCTCCTTACCTTGTCTTATTGCTCATTATTAAAGCTTGTCTATCTTTATTGAGTGTTATCTGAATGTGCTGCAGTTGACGAATAATTTGATCTAATTTTTCTCCAAACCAGTTTCAGTTCAATGCCAAAATTAAATCTTGCTCAATGTCATTTTGATAGATAGATTACAATCATGAGCATCCAATCAAAACCTTGTTAGTACACTTAAATAGAACTTCAACTAATTCCAGGAAGACGACCTGCTAAATGCTATCTTCTGCGTTGCTTGCTGGAGCAAAGTGGATAGTTTCCATCGGTTCTACCAAGAAGTGAAACAACTTCACGCAGAGCTGACATTCCATCGGCCAACATATACAATCAAGCAGGAAGAAATTGACATCGAGGAAGAACAGCACATGACTCTCCACATGAGATAGGCGTAGTTGATGAGGTGAAAATTAAAACTGAAATATTTGATGATCAACTATTGGGAGGAAATCGAGATGATAAAGATAATCAGATTACcgaaaataagcatgaaaagcaTAAAAAGTCGCGAAAGATATCAAAAGTAACACGTGAAGCTCAAGACGAAGTCATTCGAGAGCACCGGCAATACAGGTGCGATGAGTGCGATTTGCAATTTTACAGTTTCTGCACGGCCATCCGACACCGAATAAAGAAGCACAATCAAGCATCCATCGAGTGCTGCGATCGACAGTTCAAAACGCGCTCTCTGCTGTACCACCATGTTCTGAATCCGGGGGCATTCAAGTGTGAGGTATGTAACAGAACGTTCAAGTTTTTGAATGGTTACCTGCGTCACAAGAGGGAACAGCACGCGGAAAACGGAGAACCATTGCTGTTCAAGTGCCAGCGATGCCCGGAAAGTTTCAACGAGGAAGGGTTATTGAAGCGCCATTTAACCGAGCACATTCCTTGGAACTGTGAGGTTTGTGGACGGCAATTTCGGACACGAAATTTACTCCAGAGGCATACGAAAGCCGTCCATCGGGAGCCAACCGATTACATTTGCCAAGTCTGTTCGAAAGGGTTCTACAAACGGCAACTATTTGTGGCGCATCAGAAAATACACGAACTGACGgcggaagaaatgaagaaacaGTGCGAAGTTTGTCACATGTGGTTGAAGAATCAGGCCTCGTGGGAGAAGCACGTGGTAAGGCACCAATACGAAGGCCAGTACAAGTGCGAAGAGTGCGACCACGTATCGGTCAATCTGTTGGCACTAAAGGTTCACAGGAAAAGGCGACATAGTGCGAACAGAAAAGAACATCTGTGTGACCTGTGCGGCAAAGGTTACTCGCGGGCGAAATCACTGAAGGAGCATATGGCGAATGCCCACACGGGAGTGCCTTTGTACGAGTGCCAATATTGTGCGAAAAGTTTCTTCTCCAGCGCTACCATGTACGCGCACCGGAAGAGAGATCATCCGCGAGAGTGGATGCAGGACCACGGAACGAAACGTAGTTACGGGGAAAGGGTTTCTGGCGAATTTGGTGGAAGCATTCGAGAGGAAGATATGCAAATGGAATGACGAATACAAATGTTCGGCAACATTATTTGTAGTGGATTTCTTTTGACAAGCAATTACAGTCCAATCGGAACCATTTCCTAGTTTCCAAAGAACTCATGGCCATGGGTTAGGTCTTGAATTGAAAGTACATCGCTTTTCAATAAGATCATTGAAGATCGAATAAAAAATCGTAGTAACCGAATAATAACCATCTCCTAGTGGTAATCCTTACTAGATGCTTCCGATTCAAACAGCTCCCTGCCAGTAATTAGCATTCCTGGCAAAACAACATAAGTAAATCAATAGTGGCTATTGCCTACGGTGAAATCTCCTAAGTCCTAACATAATGGAGTTTTGGATTGCTTTAGAGGGTAATCCTGATATCGACCTACACGTGACTTCAGAGCTCACTTTATTATGTACAGTACAGTCACCAACTCGGATTAGGAAACACACAAATCTTATTTACTTACTACTTCGTACTTACCGGGAAAATCGTCGCAACCTTCCCTTGCTCAGGAGTAATCTGATCCGTCCTCGGACGGTTGCGACGACATCAGCGGTAGCACACCACCGGGAATCAATCCCGGAAGGAACGGAGGTAGCTCTGGAATTGCGATTGCAGTCGCAGCGCTAACCGCGGTTGTTCCCACAGTCGTTGCAGCGACCGTCGTGGTCGCTTGCACGTCCGCCGGTTGCTTTTTCATTTGCAGCGCATGCTTCCAGTCGGCGTACTCGACCGGGTGCATTTTCCGCCGGTGCGAGTACAGATTGGAGTTGGAGTTGAACGTTTTCGTGCAGAAATTGCAGGTGTACAGCACCTCACCGGTGTGGATGGTTTCGTGTTCCTGCAGAAAGGGAGGAAGTCATATAATTTTGAAGAAGTGCTCAATTGAGAAATTGTATCCGGTAGACTTGCTTTATACGATCGGTTTTAATATTCGAACTGCAGAGAACAATCTTTTTTCATAGGGATACGAAAGCAATTGAATCTTACAATTCAAACGCAGCTGCTTTCGGTGCCAATGTTGATGATCGTGCTCAAGGAATAATTGCCTATCTTACGCCTTaataatcgaatatttccaCTGGTCTTGATAATaattctaattttcaatagttaaatgtaatttatcaaatttcaatttgttCACCAAATTGGTGGAGTGCTTCCGAGTCGATTATtgtgaaaatcttgaaaatccatCTAACAATGCAAGcaccaataaatattttttttaatatttcgtGAGTTCATGGCGCTTTTTAGAATTTCAGTTggatttaaaatcaaaaatattcattgCGACACGACACAAACATATGTCTTACCTTCAAATCGATCGGCCTTTTGAACGCCTTCTCACAATAGCTGCACTGGTGCACCCGCTGGTCATGGTGCATGTACTTCTTGTGGCTCTTGAGCTGCGCCGGATTGGGTGCCATCTTGCCGCAAATATCGCACGCGATCGGCCCCGTGCTCTGGCAGATCTTCCGGTGCGTCCAGATGGACTTTTTGTTCTTCATCCATTTGTGGCACCGCTCGCACTGAATCTTGAGCTTCTCCAGCCCCTCGGCACTGTGCGTCAGCTGGTGCGTTAGCAGATCGGACCGCTGGCGAAAACCGCGTGCGCAGATGTCACACACATACTTGGCTGCCGCCCCGTGCTTCGAGTGCAAATGTGTTCGGTAGGATTGGTTGGTTCGGAACGCGATATCGCACTCGACGCAGTAGAAGCGCTTCTCCGCGATCGAGGTGTGCTTCAAGCGGTGGGACGTTAGATGATAAGCTTTGGCGAAACTTGCCTGGCAAACATCGCACTTGTAGATTCTCTCCTCGTCCTTCACATGGGCATAGTCCTGATGAAGTCTCAGTGCCAGGCCACTGTGGAAAGTTTTGGAACAAATGTCGCACTTAAACTTGTCCGGGTCCTCATGAAATTGGGCATGCTGGTAAAGGAACGATCGCTTGTAGAATTTGTGATCGCAGCAAACGACCATCGGATTGCAGTTGTGCACAGTTGTGGTATGATATTTTAGCTCACCGAACGTGTCGGAGCTGAAGTTGCATTTATCGCAAAAGATTGGACAGTATCTTCGGATGAACTCATCCTCCTTGGCAATGGTTGCCTTGGTTTTTCCAATCATGGACCGATCCACGTCCTCTTTCCTCGGTTTTCGTTTGGCGTACTTTTTCCTTGGTTTCTTTTCCCCTTTCGTTCGTTTCATGTTGACCAACAGTTCATCATCGGAGTCATCATCACGCGGTGGTTCCCAATCGGAATCATCATCCGTCTGGGGTTCCTCTTCCGGCTCTACAATAACTTCCACCGGTTTTACCACCTTTGGCTTCGGCGCCGTTACAACTTCCGGATTTTTCCGTTTGCGCCCTCG contains the following coding sequences:
- the LOC134202954 gene encoding LOW QUALITY PROTEIN: zinc finger protein 431-like (The sequence of the model RefSeq protein was modified relative to this genomic sequence to represent the inferred CDS: deleted 2 bases in 1 codon), with protein sequence MASDLNYKTCFICCQDSKTSYEMPDCGQESRSTIISVVCQHFWFQEDDLLNAIFCVACWSKVDSFHRFYQEVKQLHAELTFHRPTYTIKQEEIDIEEEQHMTLHEIGVVDEVKIKTEIFDDQLLGGNRDDKDNQITENKHEKHKKSRKISKVTREAQDEVIREHRQYRCDECDLQFYSFCTAIRHRIKKHNQASIECCDRQFKTRSLLYHHVLNPGAFKCEVCNRTFKFLNGYLRHKREQHAENGEPLLFKCQRCPESFNEEGLLKRHLTEHIPWNCEVCGRQFRTRNLLQRHTKAVHREPTDYICQVCSKGFYKRQLFVAHQKIHELTAEEMKKQCEVCHMWLKNQASWEKHVVRHQYEGQYKCEECDHVSVNLLALKVHRKRRHSANRKEHLCDLCGKGYSRAKSLKEHMANAHTGVPLYECQYCAKSFFSSATMYAHRKRDHPREWMQDHGTKRSYGERVSGEFGGSIREEDMQME
- the LOC134202952 gene encoding transcription factor grauzone-like; the protein is MSTVEPCLTCFRKTDNYLRITDDTNSDDVERIVTTHFWFSETECSSSVLCTSCWEKIDDFHKFYCEVRRVHLDNEADDPSAGLQIKVEPLEGAIVDTAIKREDAADSKKVVDADAEGEDVDRLEAKATELDEIKDEESESEKIVEVPVKKKRGRKRKNPEVVTAPKPKVVKPVEVIVEPEEEPQTDDDSDWEPPRDDDSDDELLVNMKRTKGEKKPRKKYAKRKPRKEDVDRSMIGKTKATIAKEDEFIRRYCPIFCDKCNFSSDTFGELKYHTTTVHNCNPMVVCCDHKFYKRSFLYQHAQFHEDPDKFKCDICSKTFHSGLALRLHQDYAHVKDEERIYKCDVCQASFAKAYHLTSHRLKHTSIAEKRFYCVECDIAFRTNQSYRTHLHSKHGAAAKYVCDICARGFRQRSDLLTHQLTHSAEGLEKLKIQCERCHKWMKNKKSIWTHRKICQSTGPIACDICGKMAPNPAQLKSHKKYMHHDQRVHQCSYCEKAFKRPIDLKEHETIHTGEVLYTCNFCTKTFNSNSNLYSHRRKMHPVEYADWKHALQMKKQPADVQATTTVAATTVGTTAVSAATAIAIPELPPFLPGLIPGGVLPLMSSQPSEDGSDYS